A stretch of the Uranotaenia lowii strain MFRU-FL chromosome 3, ASM2978415v1, whole genome shotgun sequence genome encodes the following:
- the LOC129751338 gene encoding uncharacterized protein LOC129751338 — protein MDDQAPLSPPSSLSHVEDGEEGPTVLRRDASGLFSADANGSHRVSTDSTSTYEIVDCSNSPESTDEMWTNVVKITRATNETVAEMMENAGVEGESDELEAEDEYEIQEAKQLIRSSTKEEKQRHNEGILTMKSNSASSETNSWETFSPSKAACDAVDSKDVINPLDNAPVAQTKPGPSKACFIDASSLFDEDEVPFPSFVDSSLQRQQQEKTTVSLSAILSDDEKLKTSNNSTVFEVKDQYCSLPSNEYLASKLNFDDKNHLESSDGDVTKQESERKQGTFLFQNSIQQYSGHLIEPHLQFGDENYSDVSLPSVYSSGSEPNYEYPSFAVDKPSRFMSTGGINTSGYNSGSADYSSRMVSHIETDNTHYPDTPFNSIVHVNSAVSVPSISRRFISDSRESSVDRESHSTPIKIPKRTQKHDESAPIVSGGASIEDFTPKQCESPSVRRRTDTCPIVSGGISFEDDFKPEERSRKLSSSAKSWVVDLKNCPDDEKSAAISSIEHNRSGMGFFVDLGSLKTPEEEKSIVVNSKVQNRTHQELMKKSTGFYIDLSDGESSRSNTPKLAKPSTPPIKTISSESSRAESVEKDSKKNIFSMFIDFGNETTNKPSPAPRKLPSASVPVKEESITPPVRARPTNLGSEDKKNCYMFIESESSPVVRRSNVSSVARTDSKRHSWNPSSTEGTFHERRIINREYQRSTSVTSDKGIMNILDKIPLLSKTSSMSIDSSVSPYEDFTCSKSELSTYSNHSASSNSAQSSNESKVSPKDASRVPEMTASVKKKRKDVKINETFDKSSQGSVTDGILSSNEDTSPVSTTDTDDVTFQNNPADELNEYLPLDAKAEITPEAKVPLHTSKQMETIVEAVESSPKHAALNPRRPPHTMETLHATIEKQKQLLETVSENVESQNTSSSFVKLSDMDKPPTLPTKFELHSNPQNNTNTTGYMSSSAGSNRVARLFGDNTQQKYNTIGTTEQTQHQQSQRQQQQNYYGSNSGGGTTTMERHSWNMSRSTGNNFMNLVSSVENSRSLSRLFPHLSKAFSSSLPCDVGMNAAARGNDLHDFITSDFSCTSSITSSRSGIESIDESISSRQPRRLGEDLLKMFLQEIATDVTIEAESKKMRAHKCILRSRCQYFAAILAGGWIQNSGNVINLPGYSYAAVHFALCHIYSGASHPPEGISLMELAALSDLLGLEGLKEVTAYALKTNYCHNFHKPCSGCTDGVLQVLPVTLNHGLDDLYRKCLKWVCRHYVKIWSNKQFSQLPPDVVNRCRQQIVAHLTSETVLNTILDSEQLLTILLPYKWSEEVENVVRDILDAAYDYIQDHFASLLASDSFLSLGHNYSWAISHVEPILLRAATSLSPDQACKSYPRATRLHKLLQAKVLTMTATPSSDNMNVINIYDKKNKIDIEYSREEEEMDWCEEFVGMVNAILSAVEQCLIRQCARAMRVNSWQRMDVELRNKIQKLACLMEPTEERKSRSRYSYSSQTSSSSSIHSRTNDLRQVRLAIQAHTKRSYENHNNHNLNNKTHTQHTQTIVHHNDFSNGLSSNQKSVKAIETADRNNVRTDHGFENGKLSKSASKNYGNEVKMNKANNKMTLLSKNNLMIHKRSQSEDMGSKVIAAKHEPLNSNTKAKLTNVKSRYLEPKKPKNTSNLQVQHMSSSGSSTRTSSPATGRKKLPLGNITKQDHESNLSLDSLSSPAKNMKHLKTRPTISEMDVSIDSLAESLKSSSIKSNTLSHESLIYQEYFKTKDTNVEKLRQTYSKSNTNIKEPKSMESLAANSKNSSQTKHVLKNSNSNNNQKMTAISKTVGINRTSSSASVGSNSAASFVKKSFLSQRSKEILARRSQEPKSNSTNSSNKSVASSPSLLSRDKSSASEIQKSGSSASISAGNSGSRKVFSTTLHLRKTARLSQEPPLVKPAPVLSDNRPLRSTSIPVAGKQQRKSSTSVNRSNSNSSTGGRVTVSRAYNSNVVMIPAPVIAASNGNHKAEADAYSSSSSSDKSNSSAGTAGGKALPARVESKLERSNTFCMETSDNPVVLQIIE, from the exons ATGGACGACCAAGCACCCCTTTCCCCACCGTCGTCCTTATCGCATGTCGAGGATGGCGAAGAGGGACCAACAGTTCTACGGCGCGATGCCAGTGGATTGTTTTCCGCCGACGCAAACGGGTCGCATCGGGTCTCAACGGACTCAACATCGACATACGAAATAGTGGATTGTAGTAACTCGCCAGAATCGACCGACGAAATGTGGACCAATGTTGTGAAAATTACCAGAGCCACCAACGAAACAGTAGCCGAAATGATGGAGAATGCCGGTGTCGAGGGTGAAAGTGATGAACTGGAAGCAGAAGATGAATACGAAATACAAGAAGCTAAACAATTGATAAGATCTTCAACAAAGGAAGAAAAACAACGACACAATGAGGGAATATTGACTATGAAATCAAACTCAGCTTCTTCGGAAACAAACTCATGGGAAACATTTTCACCTTCAAAAGCGGCCTGCGACGCCGTGGATAGCAAAGACGTTATCAATCCCTTGGATAATGCACCTGTGGCACAGACCAAACCAGGGCCTTCGAAGGCATGTTTTATCGACGCGTCTTCGTTGTTTGACGAAGACGAGGTTCCGTTTCCCTCTTTTGTGGATTCTAGCTTACAAAGACAGCAACAAGAAAAAACTACAGTTTCGCTCTCTGCTATTCTGAGCGATGatgaaaagttgaaaacttCCAACAATTCAACTGTTTTCGAAGTTAAGGATCAGTATTGTTCACTTCCAAGCAATGAATACTTAGCGAGTAAACTTAATTTTGACGACAAAAATCACCTGGAATCTAGCGATGGGGACGTTACTAAACAAGAATCAGAACGAAAGCAAGGTACTTTCCTATTCCAAAATTCAATACAACAATATTCTGGTCATCTCATTGAACCTCACCTACAATTCGGAGATGAAAACTATAGTGACGTTTCATTGCCAAGTGTTTATTCATCAGGTAGTGAACCAAATTATGAGTATCCTTCTTTTGCCGTGGACAAACCTTCGCGGTTCATGAGTACCGGAGGCATAAATACAAGTGGTTACAATTCAGGATCAGCAGATTACTCTTCCAGAATGGTATCACATATCGAAACAGATAATACTCACTACCCAGATACACCATTCAACTCTATTGTCCATGTCAACTCTGCTGTTAGTGTTCCGTCGATAAGTCGACGTTTTATAAGTGACAGTAGGGAAAGTTCTGTGGATCGTGAATCGCATTCAACACCCATCAAGATTCCAAAACGCAcccaaaaacatgatgaatctGCACCCATTGTATCTGGCGGAGCATCCATAGAAGACTTCACGCCCAAACAGTGTGAAAGTCCTTCCGTTCGTAGAAGAACTGACACATGCCCTATTGTTTCCGGTGGAATAAGTTTCGAGGACGATTTCAAACCCGAAGAACGGTCTCGAAAACTAAGCAGTTCAGCAAAATCATGGGTGGTCGATTTAAAGAACTGCCCAGATGACGAGAAATCGGCAGCAATTTCTTCAATAGAGCACAATCGTAGTGGTATGGGCTTTTTTGTGGACTTAGGAAGTTTAAAGACACCGGAGGAGGAAAAATCTATTGTGGTGAACAGCAAAGTTCAAAATCGCACACACCaagaattgatgaaaaaatcaactggaTTCTATATCGATCTATCTGATGGCGAAAGTTCGCGTAGTAATACACCAAAGTTAGCGAAACCGAGTACTCCTCCGATTAAAACTATTTCTAGTGAAAGCTCTAGAGCCGAATCGGTCGAAAAAGATTcgaaaaagaacattttttcGATGTTTATAGATTTTGGAAACGAGACAACAAATAAACCATCTCCGGCTCCAAGAAAATTGCCTTCGGCATCTGTTCCCGTAAAGGAAGAGTCGATTACACCACCTGTCCGTGCTAGACCAACAAATCTTGGCAGCGAGGATAAGAAAAATTGTTACATGTTCATAGAGTCAGAATCATCACCAGTAGTGAGAAGAAGTAATGTATCATCCGTTGCTCGAACAGATTCAAAACGACACTCATGGAATCCATCTAGCACAGAAGGCACATTTCACGAGCGTAGAATTATAAATAGGGAATATCAACGCTCTACCAGTGTTACGAGTGACAAAGGCATCATGAATATTTTGGACAAGATTCCTCTCTTGTCAAAAACCTCGAGCATGTCAATCGATTCCTCAGTTTCGCCATATGAAGATTTCACCTGTTCTAAATCTGAGTTAAGCACCTATTCCAATCATTCAGCTTCGTCAAATTCTGCCCAATCCAGCAATGAGTCCAAAGTTTCTCCCAAAGATGCTTCCAGAGTGCCTGAAATGACCGCTTCGGTAAAAAAGAAACGGAAGGATGttaaaattaatgaaacttTCGACAAGAGCAGCCAAGGATCTGTGACGGATGGAATATTGTCATCGAACGAAGATACTTCGCCTGTATCGACTACCGATACCGATGATGTAACCTTTCAAAACAATCCTGCAGACGAACTTAACGAGTACTTACCATTAGACGCAAAAGCAGAAATAACACCAGAAGCTAAAGTCCCCCTACACACAAGCAAGCAAATGGAAACCATAGTTGAAGCAGTAGAAAGCTCTCCAAAGCATGCAGCTCTAAACCCTCGCAGGCCGCCACACACAATGGAAACACTGCACGCAACTATCGAAAAGCAGAAACAACTATTAGAAACCGTATCTGAGAACGTCGAGTCGCAAAACACGTCTTCGTCGTTTGTCAAACTGTCCGATATGGATAAACCGCCCACTTTGCCGACCAAGTTTGAGCTGCATTCAAATCCACAAAACAATACCAACACAACTGGTTATATGTCCAGTTCAGCAGGTTCAAACCGAGTAGCTCGTTTGTTTGGCGACAACACCCAGCAAAAGTACAACACCATCGGTACGACCGAACAAACGCAACACCAGCAAAGTCAAAGACAACAGCAGCAAAACTATTACGGCAGCAACAGTGGCGGCGGAACGACAACCATGGAACGGCATTCCTGGAACATGTCTCGGTCCACCGGCAATAATTTTATGAACCTGGTTTCGTCGGTGGAAAACTCTCGCAGTTTGAGTCGCCTGTTTCCGCATTTATCGAAAG CCTTTAGCAGCAGTCTGCCATGTGACGTTGGTATGAATGCCGCGGCAAGAGGCAACGATCTGCACGACTTCATCACTTCAGATTTTTCGTGCACTTCAAGCATAACTTCTAGTCGTTCTGGAATTG AATCTATCGATGAATCCATTTCAAGTCGGCAACCGCGACGCCTGGGAGAGgatttgttaaaaatgttcctTCAGGAAATCGCCACCGACGTTACGATCGAGGCAGAATCCAAGAAAATGCGCGCTCACAAGTGTATATTGAGGTCCCGGTGTCAATACTTTGCGGCTATTCTGGCAGGTGGATGGATACAGAACAGTGGCAATGTAATAAATCTTCCTGGTTACTCGTACGCTGCCGTGCATTTCGCTCTCTGTCATATATACTCGGGAGCTTCTCATCCTCCAGAGGGAATAAGCTTGATGGAATTGGCGGCACTATCCGATTTGTTGGGACTTGAAGGTCTCAAAGAAGTGACAGCCTATGCATTGAAGACAAACTATTGCCACAACTTTCACAAG cCATGCTCGGGTTGTACGGACGGCGTATTACAAGTCCTACCGGTAACGTTAAACCATGGATTGGATGATCTGTATCGTAAATGTTTGAAATGGGTGTGCCGGCATTATGTGAAGATTTGGTCCAACAAACAATTTTCACAGCTTCCACCCGATGTTGTGAATCGATGCAGGCAACAAATAGTAGCTCATTTG ACGTCTGAAACAGTTCTGAACACAATTTTGGACAGTGAACAGCTATTAACTATTCTGCTTCCATATAAGTGGTCTGaagaagttgaaaatgttgtaaGAGATATTCTGGATGCTGCGTATGATTATATTCAAGACCATTTCGCTTCTTTGTTGGCTAGTGATAGTTTCCTTTCGCTAGGTCATAACTACAGTTGGGCTATTTCCCATGTTGAACCAATTTTGTTGCGAGCTGCAACCAGCCTAAGCCCGGATCAGGCCTGTAAAAGTTATCCTCGAGCCACCCGGCTGCATAAGCTACTGCAAGCTAAAGTTCTAACAATGACGGCAACACCATCTAGCGATAACATGAACGTTATCAACATTTACGATAAAAAGAACAAGATAGATATTGAATATAGCCGTGAGGAGGAAGAAATGGATTGGTGCGAAGAATTTGTCGGGATGGTGAATGCGATTCTCTCGGCCGTCGAGCAGTGTTTGATCAGACAATGTGCCCGAGCAATGCGCGTCAACTCTTGGCAGCGAATGGACGTAGAATTGCGTAATAAGATACAAAAGTTGGCTTGTCTGATGGAACCGACTGAAGAACGAAAGTCTCGGTCGAGATATTCATATTCCTCCCAGACAAGCTCTTCTTCTTCGATTCACTCCAGAACCAACGATCTCCGTCAGGTTAGGTTGGCTATTCAAGCGCACACAAAGCGATCTTACGAAAATCATAACAATCACAACCTGAATAATAAAACTCATACACAACATACCCAAACCATCGTTCATCACAACGATTTCAGCAACGGATTGAGCAGCAACCAGAAATCGGTAAAAGCTATCGAAACAGCCGATCGGAATAATGTGCGAACCGATCATGGATTCGAGAACGGAAAACTTTCTAAAAGTGCATCAAAAAATTATGGCAATGAAGTGAAAATGAACAAAGCGAATAATAAAATGACTTTACTcagtaaaaataatttaatgattCACAAACGATCCCAGTCAGAGGACATGGGTTCGAAAGTAATCGCTGCAAAGCACGAGCCATTAAACAGCAATACCAAAGCCAAGTTGACAAATGTGAAGTCACGCTATTTGGAACCGAAGAAACCTAAGAACACTAGCAATCTACAGGTTCAGCATATGTCGTCTAGCggcagttctacacgaacatcTAGTCCCGCCACAGGGCGTAAAAAATTACCTTTAG GAAACATAACCAAACAAGATCACGAATCAAATCTTTCGCTGGACAGTCTTTCTTCACCagctaaaaatatgaaacatttaaaaacacgTCCCACAATAAGTGAAATGGACGTTTCGATAGACTCACTAGCTGAATCTTTAAAATCAAGTTCAATCAAAAGCAACACTCTTTCACACGAATCTCTCATCTATCAAGAGTACTTTAAAACAAAAGATACGAATGTCGAAAAGTTACGGCAAACCTATTCCAAATCAAACACAAACATCAAAGAACCAAAGTCTATGGAATCTCTTGCGGCCAACTCCAAAAATTCGTCTCAAACTAAACACGTTTTGAAAAACAGCAATAGCAACAACAATCAAAAGATGACAGCAATCAGCAAAACTGTCGGCATCAATCGTACTTCTTCATCTGCTAGCGTTGGGTCCAATTCAGCAGCTTCGTTTGTTAAAAAAAGCTTTCTCTCGCAGCGATCGAAGGAAATTTTAGCTAGACGGTCCCAGGAGCCGAAGTCGAACTCAACGAATTCCAGCAACAAATCCGTTGCATCTTCGCCTAGTCTCTTGTCTCGTGATAAATCCAGCGCAAGCGAAATTCAAAAGTCTGGTTCCTCCGCTTCTATTTCTGCTGGAAACTCCGGTTCACGTAAAGTGTTCAGCACGACACTTCATCTTCGAAAGACAGCCCGCTTGTCACAGGAACCGCCTCTGGTTAAACCAGCGCCGGTGCTCAGTGACAATAGACCTCTGAGAAGTACTTCAATTCCAGTAGCGGGAAAACAGCAACGTAAATCGTCGACATCGGTCAATCGATCGAATAGCAACAGCAGCACTGGTGGCCGAGTGACTGTGTCGCGAGCTTATAATAGCAACGTGGTCATGATTCCGGCACCGGTTATCGCTGCCAGTAATGGTAATCACAAAGCAGAAGCGGATGCATACTCTTCCTCTTCTTCTTCCGATAAAAGTAACAGCAGTGCAGGCACTGCAGGTGGTAAAGCACTACCAGCGAGAGTGGAATCAAAACTGGAACGGTCGAACACATTCTGCATGGAAACTTCAGATAATCCAGTGGTGCTGCAGATAATTGAGTAA